A genomic segment from Clostridium pasteurianum BC1 encodes:
- a CDS encoding GerAB/ArcD/ProY family transporter — MKEKITSYQFLAIMFLVPYGTASLFFVTPDTKNDIWIAMLFYSLVSIIIQMIYISLFNKYPEDSIVTYLPKIYGKYIGFILSIAYISFFAYDAARDLRDFIELPTSFALIRTPMYIIAAVFMIVITYSVYKGIENIGNMAQLGFIIMIFSIILVFILLSITDEGVFKFYNLLPILHGGFIPLVSKGWKLSMFPYGEFITMIMLYPFLMQKSKLKKTVIFTSILEGIFLALNNILFIVTLGYEFAVSSNYPLLQTLRLVHIGDFLNRLDIIFIVILMLGGFFKISVLMYVSALGISQVFKLKNWGLLCIILGTLIFITSLIIARNNPEHINIGWNFALPYIFLPIVFIIPLISLIIYYLKKLIRA, encoded by the coding sequence ATGAAAGAAAAAATAACATCATATCAATTTCTAGCAATAATGTTTTTAGTACCTTATGGAACTGCCAGTTTATTTTTTGTAACTCCGGATACTAAAAATGACATCTGGATTGCAATGCTTTTTTATTCATTAGTTTCTATAATTATTCAAATGATATATATAAGCCTTTTTAATAAATATCCTGAAGATTCTATAGTAACGTATTTACCTAAAATATATGGAAAATATATTGGCTTTATATTAAGTATTGCATATATAAGTTTTTTTGCATATGATGCTGCCAGAGATTTAAGAGATTTTATTGAACTTCCAACTTCTTTTGCACTGATAAGAACGCCTATGTACATTATAGCAGCAGTTTTTATGATTGTTATTACATATAGTGTTTATAAGGGTATTGAAAATATAGGAAACATGGCACAATTAGGTTTTATAATTATGATATTTTCCATTATTCTTGTTTTTATATTATTATCTATAACTGATGAGGGCGTTTTTAAATTTTACAATTTATTACCGATTTTACACGGAGGTTTCATACCACTGGTTTCAAAAGGATGGAAACTTTCTATGTTTCCCTATGGTGAGTTTATAACTATGATTATGCTATATCCTTTTCTAATGCAAAAAAGTAAATTAAAGAAAACTGTGATTTTTACATCAATTTTAGAGGGTATATTTCTAGCATTGAATAATATTTTATTTATAGTAACTTTAGGATATGAGTTTGCCGTTTCAAGTAATTATCCTTTACTTCAAACTCTCAGATTGGTACATATTGGAGATTTTTTAAATAGATTAGATATAATATTTATAGTTATTTTAATGTTAGGTGGATTTTTTAAAATATCTGTGCTGATGTATGTATCAGCACTAGGAATTTCACAAGTATTTAAACTTAAAAATTGGGGTTTGTTGTGCATTATATTGGGTACATTAATATTTATTACTTCACTAATAATAGCAAGAAATAATCCGGAGCATATAAATATTGGTTGGAATTTTGCATTACCATATATTTTTCTACCTATTGTTTTTATAATTCCATTAATATCTCTTATAATTTATTATTTAAAAAAATTGATAAGAGCATAG
- a CDS encoding bacteriophage holin, whose amino-acid sequence MNKQILIKNLKSKIFWTAIGAFVLYLLHSAGVGVVDAQYNEIINAVLQLLVLMGILNAPQLDTEVK is encoded by the coding sequence ATGAATAAACAAATATTAATTAAAAATCTTAAATCTAAAATATTCTGGACAGCTATTGGAGCATTTGTATTATACTTATTACATAGTGCTGGTGTTGGAGTTGTAGATGCACAATATAATGAAATAATTAATGCTGTATTACAATTATTAGTGTTAATGGGGATATTAAATGCTCCACAGTTAGATACAGAAGTAAAATAA
- a CDS encoding GH25 family lysozyme: MKGIDISPYQGNINFQAAKNSGIEIVYIKSTEGRTWQSETFRNYYNQAINCGLKVGVYHFLRANAMIDEVNNLLSMISGLHFDCKIAIDCEVILGQSKQQITSNIRQFHDILKSKGYDSVLYTYSSFLQDNIDYSQLTDVEIWIANYGHNPSVTNQIGWQYSETGSVNGISGNCDLDDFSEGILIGGSNAPQAININNIQGSVTMNPIKQGENSGRVRLLQSILSVLIGGITIDGAFGQQTYSAVIKYQQIMHLVADGVVGINTITTLLSDIQHNWFKA; this comes from the coding sequence ATGAAAGGAATAGATATTAGTCCATATCAAGGCAATATAAATTTCCAGGCAGCAAAAAATTCAGGTATAGAAATAGTATACATAAAAAGTACTGAAGGCAGAACATGGCAATCAGAAACTTTTAGAAATTATTACAATCAGGCTATAAATTGTGGCTTAAAAGTTGGTGTATACCATTTCTTAAGAGCCAATGCAATGATTGACGAGGTAAATAACTTACTTAGTATGATTAGTGGATTACATTTTGATTGTAAAATTGCTATAGATTGCGAGGTAATTTTAGGTCAATCCAAACAGCAGATAACATCAAATATAAGACAATTTCACGATATATTAAAAAGTAAAGGATATGATTCAGTTTTATATACATATTCTTCATTTTTACAAGATAATATAGATTATTCTCAACTTACAGATGTTGAAATTTGGATTGCAAATTATGGACATAATCCAAGCGTTACTAATCAGATAGGTTGGCAGTATTCAGAAACTGGAAGTGTAAATGGAATCTCAGGAAATTGTGATTTAGATGATTTTTCAGAAGGTATATTGATAGGTGGATCAAATGCACCGCAAGCAATAAATATAAATAACATACAAGGGAGTGTTACTATGAATCCAATAAAACAAGGGGAAAATAGTGGACGAGTAAGATTATTACAATCAATACTAAGTGTTTTAATAGGTGGTATTACAATTGATGGAGCATTTGGTCAACAGACTTATAGTGCTGTAATTAAATATCAACAAATAATGCATTTAGTAGCAGATGGAGTAGTTGGGATAAACACAATTACAACTTTATTATCAGATATCCAGCACAACTGGTTTAAGGCATAG
- a CDS encoding hemolysin XhlA family protein, with product MNNEIVEIKIQEHDKKIKEHDTKINNLEKCDIKHDDNINQLCEKIDNLISQNNKWLYLCLTGMAGLLVKLLFFK from the coding sequence ATGAATAACGAAATCGTAGAAATAAAAATTCAAGAACATGATAAAAAAATTAAAGAACACGATACAAAAATAAATAACTTAGAAAAATGTGATATTAAACATGATGATAATATAAATCAGCTTTGTGAAAAAATTGATAATTTAATTTCTCAAAACAACAAATGGCTTTATTTATGTCTTACAGGCATGGCAGGACTATTAGTAAAATTATTATTCTTTAAATAA
- a CDS encoding BppU family phage baseplate upper protein gives MTAIPYNITLDLKGNNSKIEQIRATVGDSKSIQLNISVIVDTIPFDLTDHTAKITFTKADDTDVVDDLVIDGDPVNGKLSYIVKNQAFSYPGQIKTEIEIFDAIDGRISSNSFCFTARTGQLEGTTIVSSDEFPMLTQALAEVTDFANYRTELTNARQGYSDLQANLTNKDARLDHLGFDFLQQGGVADGVTDNRALLQSLMDTLQTMGGGNIYIPDGTYYFSQSGSNEWSIQSHSNVNVYGAGIGKTVLKIGGNDDHYSLFWYKPTVMDGTQYISNVTYKDFTVDGYDVSLVVYTHQSKAFYFQAVKNSIFENLELKGLPSTALGVDFLENVHITKIHCIDCGRLWEENWTDGGTKPAQLAPGGAGIGIGTGFFADENFTISDCVCTNSGHYGIFLEHQALFDSSTYTQPAKGVVISNCITKNGRFGGIGIRGGSNISIVGCQSFGNKHGMYFDCGDGTHSGTIQFKNVNVSNCSMTDNTNYGYYLAGNITSENFTIDSNIISNNGAEGLVLGRNGTGGYTNFGTTVSNNTIRHNTLDGIYIDNNTIYEEIELKNNKISYSGGNGINDVSNQIRHGRFIGNFLLNNTGSGIQLTNQKTHLEIKNNYARDNQGTKTQQYGLSYTSGSGGLGYSTIANNDFRRNGTKSISIVDSAIGSTSYIRDNLTDDTGMLNMGTNTYVSFPSSLANFSGVSSITIEMKFRLVVGIIGGVEVFHMIVSHTEDTQPTNPKGWDLHVRNTGVLVFDVRQSTGSTLLQRIGTTVLTTGVTYDLVLTINGTSTTITLNGVNETFSSSTGTDADILTAMQNNNTTFPVYLKGRYYNGTDKTGGAARIGMFNMTTVTGGVTTNYTFAFDNYGINKTIYDTNIGAVTGSCIGGVKQIDNVL, from the coding sequence ATGACAGCAATTCCTTATAATATAACCTTAGATTTAAAAGGAAATAATTCAAAAATTGAACAAATTAGAGCCACAGTTGGTGATAGTAAATCAATTCAACTTAATATAAGTGTAATAGTCGATACAATACCATTCGATTTGACAGATCATACAGCAAAAATTACATTCACAAAAGCAGATGATACTGATGTAGTTGATGATTTAGTTATAGATGGTGACCCAGTAAATGGTAAACTTTCATACATAGTTAAAAATCAAGCCTTTTCTTACCCAGGTCAAATAAAGACAGAAATCGAAATATTTGACGCCATAGATGGTAGAATATCAAGTAACAGTTTTTGTTTCACCGCTAGAACAGGACAACTTGAGGGCACTACGATTGTGAGTTCTGACGAATTCCCAATGCTAACACAGGCTTTAGCTGAGGTTACAGATTTTGCAAATTATAGAACAGAATTAACTAATGCTAGACAAGGTTATTCAGATTTACAAGCTAACTTAACAAATAAAGATGCTAGATTAGACCATTTAGGTTTTGACTTTCTTCAACAAGGTGGAGTAGCCGATGGTGTAACAGACAACAGAGCATTATTACAAAGTTTAATGGATACTCTTCAAACTATGGGTGGAGGGAATATCTATATTCCAGATGGCACATATTATTTTAGCCAAAGTGGGTCAAATGAATGGTCTATACAAAGTCATTCAAATGTTAATGTATATGGTGCTGGAATAGGGAAAACAGTACTAAAAATTGGAGGAAATGATGATCATTATTCATTGTTTTGGTATAAACCTACAGTTATGGATGGGACACAATATATCAGTAATGTAACTTATAAAGATTTTACTGTAGATGGTTATGATGTATCTTTAGTTGTTTATACACATCAAAGTAAAGCCTTCTATTTCCAAGCAGTAAAAAATTCTATATTTGAAAATCTTGAATTAAAAGGATTGCCATCTACAGCGTTAGGGGTTGACTTTTTAGAAAATGTCCATATTACTAAAATTCATTGTATAGATTGTGGACGTTTATGGGAAGAAAATTGGACAGATGGTGGAACAAAACCAGCTCAATTAGCACCAGGAGGAGCAGGTATAGGTATCGGGACAGGATTCTTTGCAGATGAAAACTTTACTATTTCAGATTGCGTATGCACAAATAGTGGTCATTATGGCATATTCTTGGAACATCAAGCTTTGTTTGATTCAAGCACATATACACAGCCAGCAAAAGGTGTAGTAATTTCTAATTGTATAACTAAAAACGGAAGATTTGGTGGAATTGGTATTAGAGGTGGTTCTAATATTTCAATAGTGGGCTGTCAGTCTTTTGGTAATAAACATGGTATGTATTTTGATTGTGGAGATGGAACTCATTCAGGCACAATACAATTTAAAAATGTAAATGTATCTAATTGTAGTATGACTGATAATACAAACTACGGATATTATTTGGCTGGAAATATTACTTCTGAAAACTTTACAATTGATAGTAATATAATTAGTAACAATGGAGCAGAGGGTTTAGTTCTAGGACGAAATGGTACTGGGGGATATACTAATTTTGGTACTACTGTTTCAAATAACACTATAAGACATAACACATTAGATGGTATTTATATAGATAATAATACTATTTATGAAGAAATTGAATTAAAAAATAACAAAATATCATATAGTGGTGGCAATGGCATAAATGACGTTAGTAATCAAATTCGACATGGAAGATTTATAGGTAATTTTCTGCTTAATAATACTGGTAGTGGAATACAATTAACTAATCAAAAGACACATCTTGAAATAAAAAATAATTATGCTAGAGATAATCAAGGCACAAAAACCCAACAATATGGATTAAGTTATACTAGTGGTAGTGGTGGTTTAGGTTATTCTACAATTGCTAATAATGACTTTAGAAGAAATGGAACAAAGTCTATAAGTATTGTTGACTCTGCAATCGGTTCTACATCTTATATAAGGGATAATTTAACAGATGATACTGGAATGTTAAATATGGGAACCAATACTTATGTTTCATTCCCATCAAGTTTAGCTAACTTTAGTGGTGTTAGTTCTATAACTATAGAAATGAAATTTAGGCTTGTTGTAGGTATAATAGGCGGTGTAGAAGTTTTCCATATGATAGTAAGTCATACTGAAGATACTCAACCAACTAATCCAAAAGGTTGGGATTTACATGTTAGAAATACAGGAGTTTTAGTATTTGACGTAAGACAATCTACGGGAAGTACGTTACTGCAAAGAATTGGAACTACTGTATTAACTACAGGAGTAACTTACGATTTAGTACTTACTATAAATGGTACAAGCACCACAATTACTTTAAATGGCGTAAATGAAACATTTTCATCCAGTACAGGAACAGATGCTGATATATTAACTGCAATGCAAAATAATAATACTACTTTTCCAGTTTATTTAAAAGGTAGATATTACAATGGGACTGATAAAACAGGCGGAGCAGCAAGAATAGGAATGTTTAATATGACTACTGTTACAGGTGGAGTTACAACTAACTATACGTTTGCATTTGATAACTATGGTATAAACAAAACTATATATGATACAAATATAGGTGCGGTAACAGGTAGTTGTATTGGTGGTGTTAAACAAATAGATAATGTTTTATAA
- a CDS encoding gp53-like domain-containing protein, with amino-acid sequence MTIKVNFKPGGSYDQTDLINQFMSLFSDGVNQGLQVVECSPASLNVNVASGSLMCSGYFFYNDATVTVPIQTNTSGYTRIDTLCVSITDENFTVVQGIPSSSPVAPTISDSMLFPLANITIGNNVSVLNNNTIQIVSPPNEFRIGGLTFKFGKSPFNTNPTGQATANVTFDTPFSNGCKYVLAIDNGGAAYSYGTTGYSKTGFTWWASVSNTLTVAPIYLAIGY; translated from the coding sequence ATGACAATTAAAGTTAACTTTAAACCAGGCGGAAGCTATGACCAGACCGACCTAATTAACCAATTTATGAGCCTGTTCTCAGATGGTGTAAATCAAGGATTACAAGTAGTAGAATGTTCACCCGCCAGTCTAAATGTAAATGTAGCGTCAGGAAGTTTAATGTGCAGTGGATATTTCTTTTATAATGATGCAACAGTAACAGTGCCTATACAAACTAATACCAGTGGGTATACTAGGATAGATACTTTATGTGTAAGTATAACCGATGAGAATTTTACAGTAGTACAAGGCATACCCTCATCATCTCCCGTAGCACCTACAATTAGCGATAGTATGTTATTCCCACTAGCAAACATTACTATAGGAAATAATGTGTCAGTACTAAATAATAATACCATTCAAATAGTAAGTCCTCCTAATGAATTTAGAATTGGAGGACTTACTTTTAAGTTTGGGAAAAGTCCATTCAACACTAATCCAACAGGACAAGCAACTGCGAATGTTACATTTGATACGCCATTCAGCAATGGTTGTAAATATGTTTTAGCCATTGACAATGGTGGGGCAGCTTACAGTTATGGAACTACGGGTTATTCTAAAACTGGGTTTACATGGTGGGCGTCTGTATCTAACACTTTGACAGTCGCACCAATTTATTTAGCAATTGGATATTAA
- a CDS encoding phage distal tail protein, with amino-acid sequence MLYCSEITVDGFSLINNKYKFFINNLFDIDNDVVGTDLRDSGQSYDHTHMKPKTPLLMGSVTSESITDFLTLRSVLLRQGLKKFVVNLAGIGEVYFMAEIVNWSHDDLDSYVSCQLSMPDPHLYMLSPSSVQLGSISGNSLTFPFVFPIVFGAINGGQGIVTNVGNCTSFPLITITGTCSSLTITNTTTNESIYIDVELLEDDVLVIDNRPTSRGVFLNGVPHMELKTGLWISCAVGDNNFTFQRSSVQDKRHCTVELQSSFI; translated from the coding sequence ATGCTTTATTGCAGTGAAATTACAGTAGATGGTTTTAGTTTAATTAATAATAAATATAAGTTCTTTATAAATAATTTATTCGACATAGATAATGATGTAGTAGGAACAGACCTACGAGATAGTGGTCAGTCCTATGACCATACTCATATGAAACCTAAAACTCCACTATTAATGGGAAGTGTTACAAGTGAGAGTATAACGGACTTTTTAACATTAAGAAGTGTTTTATTAAGACAAGGTTTAAAAAAATTTGTAGTCAACTTAGCAGGTATTGGAGAAGTGTACTTCATGGCTGAAATTGTAAATTGGTCACATGATGATTTAGATTCTTATGTGAGTTGCCAGTTATCAATGCCAGACCCTCATTTATATATGCTTAGTCCATCTAGTGTTCAACTTGGGAGCATATCTGGGAATTCACTGACATTTCCTTTTGTGTTCCCAATTGTGTTTGGTGCTATCAATGGTGGACAAGGTATAGTAACCAATGTCGGAAATTGTACTAGTTTTCCCTTGATAACAATTACAGGAACGTGCAGTAGCTTAACAATTACAAATACTACTACAAATGAGAGTATTTATATTGACGTAGAATTATTGGAAGATGATGTATTAGTAATAGATAATCGTCCAACGTCCAGAGGGGTATTCCTTAATGGTGTACCACATATGGAACTGAAAACAGGTCTATGGATTTCGTGTGCTGTAGGTGATAATAATTTTACATTCCAAAGAAGTTCGGTGCAGGATAAGAGACACTGTACAGTAGAACTTCAATCATCATTTATATAA
- a CDS encoding phage tail protein, with the protein MASTIAEGAATVAQTALNLAMSLNPIGIIIIAIAGLVAAIVILYNKNQAFRDLVNSVWNTIKSVVGGVINAVIGFFHNLVSGVESAGNGIRNAFNAVLSWFSSLPSRFVQFGSNMINGLRNGISSVMGTIGGVIQNGFNSAISFITSLPGKALQWGADFINGLTSGITGAIGGVVNAVSGVADKIKSFLHFSVPDEGSLTDYEQWMPDFMGGLAQGIDKNKFKVTNAIKGLAGDMKVGLNTNGLNGTQVTNGNNQAQNKTVNINMYGNMNVADKGGQDKTLAQLTFLSSGV; encoded by the coding sequence GTGGCTTCCACTATAGCAGAGGGAGCAGCAACCGTAGCACAAACTGCTTTAAATTTAGCTATGTCATTAAATCCTATCGGTATTATCATTATAGCCATAGCTGGATTAGTAGCAGCCATAGTAATTCTATACAATAAAAACCAAGCTTTTAGAGATTTGGTAAATAGTGTATGGAATACAATAAAATCCGTTGTCGGTGGAGTTATAAATGCAGTAATTGGATTTTTCCATAATTTAGTTAGTGGAGTTGAAAGTGCTGGAAATGGAATAAGAAATGCTTTCAATGCAGTTTTAAGTTGGTTTAGTAGTTTACCAAGTAGATTTGTACAATTTGGTTCAAACATGATAAATGGATTACGCAATGGTATATCATCCGTAATGGGTACTATAGGTGGAGTTATCCAAAATGGATTTAATTCAGCTATAAGTTTTATTACTTCATTGCCTGGTAAAGCTTTACAGTGGGGTGCTGACTTTATAAATGGATTAACAAGTGGAATTACTGGAGCAATAGGTGGAGTAGTAAATGCTGTTAGTGGTGTAGCAGATAAAATTAAAAGTTTCTTACATTTTTCTGTTCCAGATGAGGGCAGTTTAACCGACTATGAGCAATGGATGCCAGATTTCATGGGTGGACTTGCTCAAGGAATTGATAAAAATAAATTTAAAGTTACAAATGCAATTAAAGGACTTGCAGGAGATATGAAAGTAGGATTAAACACTAATGGATTAAATGGAACACAGGTGACTAATGGTAATAACCAGGCACAAAATAAAACAGTCAATATAAATATGTATGGAAATATGAATGTAGCTGATAAAGGTGGACAGGATAAAACCTTAGCACAATTAACATTTCTATCAAGTGGAGTTTAG
- a CDS encoding phage tail length tape measure family protein, with protein MKLFSVFGELLLKDSMSSGIDKAGEKAKGLSGIFSASFGSIAGAALKLGAILGVTMGFKDLFAKAEAGQQTMAQMGAVLQSTGGKAGMTQDALVKLADAQSKVTTFSKGTNIATENLLLTFTNIGQKTFPQALTAVNDMSQALGQDTKSSAIQLGKALNDPVKGITALQKVGVTFTAQQKDQIAAMMKTGNVAGAQAIILKELSTEFGGSAVAAGKTFAGQLTIIQNQLIGVGVGIVSKLLPPLTEFITQINNHMPQIQNIIGKVVNFIGQAITTLTPIAKSIIQDVIQIASDLFPKMGNSGSDLGNQLLGLAKGGLTAVKSALDWFAQHGQTTKDIVIAIGIAFGTWKTIEGIVATITNVKNAITTVTTTINNVKSGIDTARIAFMYMGDGVLSVSTRISNFGSSVLDTLGNGLTKIGGLAKSAGSAIIDFGKAAVDGAVSLGKMTLELGKQAIA; from the coding sequence GTGAAACTATTTAGTGTATTTGGAGAACTGCTTTTAAAAGATTCTATGAGTTCTGGAATAGATAAAGCTGGAGAGAAGGCAAAAGGATTAAGTGGAATATTTAGTGCATCTTTTGGTTCTATTGCAGGTGCGGCTTTAAAACTTGGTGCTATATTAGGCGTAACAATGGGATTTAAGGATTTGTTTGCAAAGGCAGAAGCAGGTCAACAAACTATGGCTCAAATGGGAGCAGTTCTTCAATCGACAGGTGGAAAAGCAGGTATGACACAAGATGCCTTGGTTAAGCTTGCAGATGCACAAAGCAAAGTTACTACATTTAGCAAAGGCACTAATATAGCAACAGAAAACCTACTTTTGACATTTACTAATATAGGACAAAAGACGTTTCCACAGGCTTTAACTGCTGTAAACGATATGTCACAGGCATTAGGACAAGATACTAAAAGTTCAGCTATTCAGCTAGGTAAAGCATTAAATGATCCGGTAAAAGGTATCACAGCATTGCAAAAAGTTGGTGTAACATTTACAGCACAACAAAAAGACCAGATTGCAGCTATGATGAAGACTGGAAATGTTGCAGGAGCACAAGCAATAATATTAAAAGAATTAAGTACAGAGTTTGGAGGAAGTGCGGTTGCAGCAGGAAAGACTTTTGCAGGTCAGTTAACTATTATCCAAAATCAATTAATTGGTGTGGGTGTTGGAATAGTAAGTAAATTATTACCTCCTTTGACAGAGTTTATTACACAAATTAATAATCACATGCCACAGATACAGAACATTATAGGTAAAGTTGTTAATTTTATAGGACAAGCAATAACAACTTTAACACCTATAGCTAAATCTATTATTCAAGATGTTATACAAATAGCAAGTGATCTATTTCCTAAAATGGGTAATTCGGGAAGTGATTTAGGTAATCAGCTTTTAGGACTTGCTAAAGGTGGATTAACAGCTGTCAAAAGTGCGTTAGATTGGTTTGCACAGCATGGGCAAACTACAAAAGATATAGTAATTGCTATAGGTATAGCTTTTGGTACATGGAAAACAATAGAAGGTATAGTTGCCACTATAACTAATGTTAAAAATGCTATAACTACAGTAACAACTACTATCAATAATGTAAAAAGTGGAATAGATACAGCCAGAATAGCATTTATGTATATGGGCGATGGAGTTTTGTCCGTAAGCACTAGAATAAGCAATTTTGGTTCTAGTGTCCTTGATACATTGGGAAATGGATTAACCAAAATTGGTGGACTTGCAAAAAGTGCTGGAAGTGCAATAATCGATTTTGGAAAAGCAGCAGTAGATGGAGCGGTTAGTTTAGGTAAGATGACACTGGAATTAGGTAAACAAGCTATTGCATGA
- a CDS encoding phage head-tail connector protein — MAVLDDTKTLLGIGDTSMDGVLNIYIRRAVTKITTYLNIYTTQQTYTDCWGNTTTVDPIDVELTYPDAVIEDTIENFRKRGNEGIKQGSEGPRSQTYDNSLSDATKSLLPVPFVRMQSARPTDGGYYGY, encoded by the coding sequence ATGGCAGTTTTAGATGATACAAAAACTTTATTAGGCATTGGTGATACATCAATGGATGGTGTTTTAAACATTTATATTCGTAGGGCAGTAACAAAAATAACTACATATTTAAATATTTATACTACACAGCAAACTTATACAGATTGTTGGGGTAATACGACTACAGTAGACCCAATTGATGTAGAGCTAACTTATCCTGATGCAGTTATAGAAGATACAATAGAAAATTTTAGAAAACGTGGTAATGAGGGTATTAAACAGGGTTCAGAGGGTCCGAGAAGCCAAACTTATGATAACTCATTAAGTGATGCGACAAAATCACTATTACCAGTACCATTTGTACGTATGCAGAGTGCTAGACCAACGGATGGTGGTTATTATGGTTACTAA